One Perca flavescens isolate YP-PL-M2 chromosome 9, PFLA_1.0, whole genome shotgun sequence genomic window carries:
- the adcyap1r1b gene encoding pituitary adenylate cyclase-activating polypeptide type I receptor, with product MSAANISPLILALLLLLFPTVSSQQVPFNCVIKREQEKCMKMMASDDPGNEPEFDCPWMWDNLSCWQPATIGEVVEVNCPELFYQYTIEEDFEPGKVSRNCTEFGWSETFPHYIDACMNEDGNGSHPEDKVYFVSVKALYTVGYSTSLVSLTTAMVILCRFRKLHCTRNFIHMNLFVSFILRAISVFIKDGVLYAKEDSEHCFIHTLECRAVMIFFHYCVLSNYFWLFIEGLYLFTLLVETFFPEKRYFYWYIIIGWGTPTVCVTIWAVLRLHFDDIGCWDMNDNAAIWWVIKGPVLASIMINFVLFVGIIIILVQKLQSPDIGGNESSIYLRLARSTLLLIPLFGIHYTVFAFSPENVSKRERLVFELGLGSFQGFVVAVLYCFLNGEVQSEIKRKWRSWTVNRYFAVDLKHRHPSLASSGVNGGTQLSILSKSSSQIRMSSLQAETPAT from the exons GTTTCCAGCCAACAGGTCCCCTTTAACTGTGTGATCAAGAGGGAGCAGGAGAAATGCATGAAAATGATGGCCTCGGATGATCCTGGGAATGAGCCAGAATTTG ACTGTCCGTGGATGTGGGACAACCTGTCATGTTGGCAGCCGGCCACAATCGGCGAGGTCGTCGAAGTCAACTGCCCTGAACTCTTCTATCAGTACACGATTGAAGAAGACTTCG AGCCTGGGAAGGTAAGTCGAAACTGCACTGAGTTTGGCTGGTCAGAGACCTTCCCTCATTACATCGATGCCTGCATGAATGAGGACGGGAACGGCAGCCATCCAGAA GACAAGGTGTACTTTGTGTCAGTGAAGGCTCTGTACACTGTGGGCTACAGCACTTCTTTGGTCTCCCTCACCACTGCCATGGTCATCCTGTGCAGGTTCAG GAAGTTGCACTGTACCAGGAACTTCATCCACATGAACCTATTTGTGTCATTCATCTTAAGAGCTATTTCAGTCTTCATCAAAGACGGCGTGCTGTATGCCAAAGAGGACAGCGAGCACTGCTTTATACACACT CTGGAGTGTCGAGCAGTGATGATATTCTTCCATTACTGCGTCCTCTCTAACTACTTCTGGCTCTTCATCGAGGGTTTGTATCTTTTCACTTTACTGGTGGAGACCTTCTTCCCTGAAAAGAGATACTTCTACTGGTACATCATCATTGGCTGGG GAACCCCCACAGTGTGTGTGACCATCTGGGCAGTGCTGAGGCTCCACTTTGATGATATCGG GTGTTGGGATATGAATGACAACGCTGCCATCTGGTGGGTGATCAAGGGACCAGTGCTCGCTTCAATTATG aTCAACTTTGTGCTCTTCGttggcatcatcatcatccttgTCCAGAAGTTACAGTCCCCAGATATCGGTGGAAATGAATCCAGTATTTACCT GAGGTTGGCCCGCTCCACTCTGTTACTGATCCCTCTGTTTGGGATCCACTACACTGTGTTTGCCTTCTCCCCTGAGAACGTCAGCAAGAGAGAGCGTCTGGTGTTTGAGCTTGGCCTCGGATCCTTCCAG GGCTTTGTGGTGGCCGTCCTCTACTGTTTCCTGAATGGAGAG GTGCAATCGGAGATCAAGAGGAAATGGCGCAGCTGGACGGTGAACAGATACTTTGCTGTGGACCTGAAGCACCGGCATCCTTCGCTGGCGAGCAGTGGGGTCAACGGGGGCACGCAGCTGTCCATCCTCAGCAAGAGCAGCTCGCAGATCCGCATGTCCAGCCTGCAGGCCGAGACCCCGGCCACCTGA